The following coding sequences are from one Beggiatoa alba B18LD window:
- a CDS encoding Crp/Fnr family transcriptional regulator, whose translation MTNRSKKSEQTVPCHACPVRKLNRFQPLPESQQAVVQQYRAGQTTIPAKQYLYREGELHGNIYTVFSGWIMLYKTLSNGGRQILRYVLPGDFIGFQADLQFPMNHSAQTLTDCTLCVFPRPNFLQMLQTNPELGLQIAWITARDMTLGQEYLVNIGRKNAKERLAFLFLELYQRLRLRNPKITDSIPFPMTQEDIADTLGLTLVHVNRTLRSLREEGLVNLSHHTLTILDYDQLSDITGFNNSTLATDQPLL comes from the coding sequence ATGACAAACCGTTCCAAAAAAAGCGAACAAACTGTTCCTTGTCACGCCTGCCCTGTTCGTAAACTCAACCGATTCCAACCTCTCCCAGAATCACAACAAGCCGTTGTTCAACAATATCGGGCAGGACAAACCACTATCCCCGCAAAGCAATATTTATATCGAGAAGGGGAACTGCACGGTAATATTTACACCGTGTTTAGTGGCTGGATCATGTTGTATAAAACCCTGAGCAATGGCGGACGGCAGATTTTACGCTATGTCCTACCAGGGGATTTCATCGGTTTTCAAGCAGATTTACAATTTCCCATGAATCACTCCGCGCAAACGCTGACAGACTGCACGCTTTGCGTGTTTCCACGTCCCAATTTCCTGCAAATGCTACAGACTAATCCTGAATTAGGGTTGCAAATTGCGTGGATAACTGCGCGAGATATGACACTAGGGCAAGAATACTTAGTCAACATTGGACGGAAAAATGCAAAAGAACGGCTCGCTTTTCTGTTTCTCGAACTGTATCAACGTCTGCGCTTACGTAATCCCAAAATTACCGATAGTATTCCCTTCCCCATGACGCAAGAGGACATTGCTGACACACTAGGCTTGACCCTCGTACATGTCAATCGCACCCTGCGCAGTTTACGCGAAGAAGGCTTAGTCAATCTATCACACCACACCCTCACCATTTTGGATTACGACCAACTGTCAGACATTACAGGCTTTAATAACAGTACGTTAGCAACAGACCAACCTTTATTATAA
- a CDS encoding OmpW/AlkL family protein, with translation MNIKKQVLPLLIAGSLGMIASAPALAIDQGDILVRGRIINISPDADSGDVYSSAVGGNVAGTSVDVDDAWTLDIDFTYMLTKYVGVELLLDLSSQHNVSSKGETLNTLAPGDIIETRVLPPALILQYHLLPDGPVRPYAGFGFNYTYFFDEKVTSSLDNGLGGVSGLSLDSSFGWVAQLGVDYDINENVFLNADVKYMDISTTAEFDSGALGHVSTDVDINPWVIGFGVGTKF, from the coding sequence ATGAACATTAAAAAACAAGTTTTACCATTACTCATTGCTGGTAGTTTAGGCATGATTGCAAGTGCGCCTGCTTTAGCCATTGATCAAGGTGATATTTTAGTACGTGGTCGTATTATTAATATCAGTCCTGATGCAGATAGTGGCGATGTTTATTCTAGCGCGGTTGGTGGTAATGTGGCTGGCACAAGTGTTGATGTCGATGATGCTTGGACATTAGACATTGACTTTACCTATATGTTAACCAAATATGTGGGTGTTGAGCTGTTATTAGACTTAAGTTCTCAACATAATGTCTCTTCTAAAGGCGAAACCTTAAATACACTCGCGCCTGGTGACATTATTGAAACCCGTGTGTTACCCCCTGCTTTAATTTTACAATATCATTTATTACCTGATGGTCCTGTGCGTCCTTATGCAGGTTTCGGCTTTAACTACACCTATTTCTTTGATGAGAAAGTAACTAGTTCTTTAGATAATGGTTTAGGTGGTGTGTCTGGCTTGAGCTTAGACTCTTCTTTTGGTTGGGTCGCTCAGTTAGGTGTTGACTATGACATCAACGAAAATGTGTTCTTAAATGCTGACGTGAAATATATGGACATCAGCACAACTGCAGAATTTGATTCTGGTGCTTTAGGTCATGTTAGCACTGACGTAGATATCAATCCGTGGGTTATCGGTTTTGGGGTTGGTACTAAGTTCTAA
- a CDS encoding PAS domain-containing sensor histidine kinase has translation MRYSLILLAHLLVSFWVIIFTNIYWSYISDSSITTVLLGVTCFISLVLPYQIRQCLKKSEQQINDCQFINQLIAQVPYHFFQYQITEQGIGNFYYLNQKNSSQQSIQRQKLSIDEVLSWISDEDKEKVKTLLANIPKKNTNILTTEFRVKKNNILQWVKVNAYIHIENNIHIVTGVIESINEQKQVEIALKKSEERFELAVLGTSCGLWDWGNTFEDRAWWSSRFFELLGYTENEIEPSLSRLTNLLHPEDHPLVTEALTQHLQAQKPFDIDCRLRMKTGEYRWFHLLGQAVWNNAGNATRMAGSLTDITERKLTELALHKSMEQFRTLVENGSDWVWEFNQHLVITMISDNVRKVLGYEPVELMGRHFFTLIPQHELKKFHTIFNIDKKIYLPLKHEEIQFRRKDGVSLLIEITAVPFFDTHHQFLGYFGMGRDITLQRQNYELSIENKELAKTTRLKDEFLATMSHELRTPLNAILGMAEALQENVYGTLEPRQVKSIQIIESSGKHLLSLINDILDLSKIEAGKMHLTFGDVVLDSLCQQCIDFIRPQAMKKNIRLKLNINSSIMTIQADRQRLRQIIINLLNNAVKFTPDNGEVGLELKNDDANKQVHISVWDTGIGIAEADRIKLFKPFSQIDSRLSRQYEGTGLGLALIYRLTLLHGGYVSVESEFGKGSRFIISLYETPPLL, from the coding sequence ATGAGATATTCACTTATCTTATTAGCTCATTTACTCGTGTCGTTCTGGGTGATTATTTTTACCAATATCTATTGGAGCTACATAAGTGATAGTTCTATTACAACCGTATTACTTGGAGTCACCTGTTTTATCAGCCTAGTTTTACCTTATCAAATACGACAATGTCTTAAAAAATCAGAACAACAGATTAATGACTGTCAATTTATCAACCAACTCATTGCACAAGTCCCTTACCATTTTTTCCAATACCAAATTACTGAACAAGGTATCGGCAATTTTTATTATTTAAATCAAAAAAATAGCTCGCAACAATCCATTCAACGACAAAAACTTTCTATAGATGAGGTGCTTTCATGGATTAGTGATGAAGATAAAGAAAAAGTAAAAACCTTATTAGCTAATATTCCTAAGAAAAATACAAATATCCTGACAACTGAATTTAGAGTTAAAAAAAACAATATATTACAGTGGGTAAAAGTAAATGCTTATATTCATATAGAAAATAATATTCATATTGTAACGGGCGTTATAGAAAGTATTAATGAACAAAAACAAGTAGAAATTGCATTAAAGAAAAGTGAAGAACGCTTTGAACTTGCCGTATTAGGGACAAGCTGTGGCTTATGGGATTGGGGAAATACGTTTGAAGATCGAGCATGGTGGTCATCTCGATTTTTTGAACTACTAGGCTACACAGAAAATGAAATAGAGCCGAGTTTATCGCGCTTAACAAATCTACTCCATCCTGAAGATCACCCCTTAGTCACTGAAGCACTCACACAACATTTACAAGCACAAAAACCTTTCGATATTGACTGTCGTTTAAGAATGAAAACAGGGGAGTATCGCTGGTTTCATCTCTTAGGGCAAGCCGTCTGGAATAATGCAGGCAATGCAACCCGCATGGCAGGGTCTCTCACAGACATCACGGAAAGAAAACTCACCGAATTAGCCTTGCATAAAAGCATGGAACAATTTCGTACACTTGTAGAAAACGGTAGCGATTGGGTTTGGGAGTTTAATCAACATCTTGTAATTACGATGATTAGTGATAATGTTCGTAAAGTTCTAGGGTATGAACCTGTAGAATTGATGGGACGGCATTTTTTTACCCTTATTCCCCAACATGAACTTAAAAAGTTTCACACAATTTTTAATATTGATAAAAAGATTTACCTTCCACTTAAACATGAAGAAATTCAATTTCGTAGAAAAGATGGTGTTTCCTTATTAATAGAAATCACGGCAGTTCCCTTTTTTGATACACATCACCAATTTCTAGGCTATTTTGGTATGGGACGCGATATCACATTACAACGGCAAAACTATGAATTAAGCATTGAGAATAAGGAGCTTGCTAAAACGACACGCTTAAAAGATGAGTTTCTTGCGACCATGAGTCATGAACTTCGGACACCGCTCAATGCTATTTTAGGTATGGCAGAAGCCTTACAAGAAAATGTTTATGGCACGCTAGAACCAAGACAAGTGAAATCTATCCAAATCATAGAATCTAGTGGAAAACATTTATTAAGTTTAATCAATGATATTTTAGACTTATCTAAAATTGAAGCAGGAAAAATGCATTTAACCTTTGGAGATGTTGTTCTTGATAGTTTATGCCAACAATGTATTGATTTTATTCGTCCTCAAGCAATGAAAAAGAATATCCGCTTAAAATTAAACATCAATAGCAGCATAATGACCATTCAAGCAGATAGGCAACGGTTACGCCAGATTATCATTAATTTACTCAACAATGCCGTTAAATTTACCCCTGATAATGGTGAGGTCGGATTAGAATTAAAAAATGATGATGCGAATAAACAAGTACATATCAGCGTTTGGGACACAGGCATAGGTATTGCCGAAGCAGACCGCATTAAATTATTTAAACCATTCAGCCAGATAGATAGCCGCTTATCACGACAATATGAAGGAACAGGATTAGGACTCGCATTGATTTATCGCCTGACATTATTACACGGTGGTTATGTCAGTGTTGAAAGTGAATTTGGTAAAGGCAGTCGATTTATCATTAGCTTATATGAGACTCCACCACTCTTATAA